From one Desulfatirhabdium butyrativorans DSM 18734 genomic stretch:
- a CDS encoding histidine kinase dimerization/phospho-acceptor domain-containing protein: MTSDASSPLFHDPGECGLHFFGAVSASISHELKNALAIINEHAGLLEDLSALAERGRPVDPQRLQKVSANIARQVQRADGIIRNMNRFAHSIDAPVNTVDVPDILRFVAGLTERKATMAGVVLNVVPETAPFSAQTRPFFLLNLLWICLKALIEAIPSGSAIQMGVTAEGHHATVWLHGGQAQALPDIHKNAIQQAAMLIPMLGAEVRVNDETGNIEIRIPKTICGA, translated from the coding sequence ATGACATCTGATGCATCATCACCCCTGTTCCATGATCCGGGCGAATGCGGTCTTCATTTTTTCGGGGCTGTATCGGCGTCGATTTCCCACGAACTGAAAAACGCCCTTGCCATCATCAACGAGCACGCGGGGCTGCTGGAGGATTTGTCCGCCCTTGCAGAGCGGGGAAGACCCGTCGATCCGCAGCGGCTCCAGAAGGTCTCCGCCAACATCGCACGCCAGGTGCAACGCGCCGATGGCATCATCCGCAACATGAACCGCTTCGCCCACAGCATCGATGCCCCGGTCAACACGGTCGATGTCCCGGACATCCTGCGCTTCGTCGCGGGGCTGACGGAGCGCAAGGCGACCATGGCCGGCGTCGTCCTGAATGTCGTTCCGGAAACGGCGCCATTTTCGGCGCAGACAAGACCTTTTTTCCTGTTGAATCTGCTGTGGATCTGTCTGAAAGCGCTGATCGAAGCGATCCCGTCCGGCTCTGCCATTCAGATGGGGGTCACGGCGGAAGGCCACCATGCAACGGTATGGTTGCACGGCGGACAGGCGCAAGCTTTGCCTGACATCCACAAAAACGCCATTCAGCAAGCCGCGATGCTGATACCGATGCTGGGCGCGGAAGTTCGTGTCAATGATGAAACCGGAAATATCGAAATACGGATACCCAAAACCATTTGTGGTGCGTGA
- a CDS encoding response regulator gives MSAISIFYGLYCNEAPVIQKVAERTGFRIIGDEVLAAHAAKLSGMPEDRIFRAFSAKASIFNAFTHEKEKAMAYLRLAMAETLHQEKIVLAGCCGQLISARITHVLRACLIADMAFRIQMAARENVSEKDAQKNIRKSDEDRSAWTLMLKKEVDPWEPALYDILIPMGKVSVDQAVELIVSNIHKDVLTPTETSRSAVADFLLQARVEVALASEGHDVDVDVRDGGVTLIINKHVLMLSRLEEELKALVSPMEGVRSVETRIGPNFHQADIYRKYDFQTPAKVLLVDDEREFVQTLSERLLLRDMGSAVAYDGESALKLVSEEEPEVMILDLKMPGIDGIEVLKRVKSSRPNIEVIILTGHGSETDKETCMNLGAFAYLQKPVDIDVLSDTLKRANEKIHRASSRKSP, from the coding sequence ATGTCAGCAATTTCCATTTTCTATGGCCTGTATTGTAACGAAGCCCCTGTCATCCAGAAGGTGGCGGAGCGCACCGGCTTCAGGATCATCGGCGACGAAGTTCTGGCGGCCCATGCGGCAAAACTCTCCGGCATGCCCGAAGACCGCATTTTCCGGGCATTTTCGGCGAAGGCATCGATTTTCAACGCATTCACCCACGAAAAGGAAAAAGCCATGGCCTATCTGCGACTGGCCATGGCCGAGACCCTTCATCAGGAGAAGATTGTGTTGGCCGGATGCTGCGGGCAACTGATTTCCGCCCGCATCACCCATGTCCTTCGGGCCTGCCTGATCGCGGACATGGCCTTTCGAATCCAGATGGCTGCCAGGGAAAACGTTTCCGAAAAGGACGCCCAGAAAAACATCCGAAAATCCGATGAAGATCGCTCGGCCTGGACGCTGATGCTGAAAAAGGAAGTCGATCCATGGGAGCCGGCGCTCTACGATATTCTGATCCCGATGGGCAAGGTTTCCGTGGATCAGGCGGTGGAGTTGATCGTCAGCAATATCCACAAGGACGTCCTGACGCCCACCGAAACCTCCCGCTCCGCTGTGGCGGATTTCCTGCTGCAGGCCCGTGTCGAAGTAGCGCTGGCATCCGAAGGGCATGATGTGGATGTGGACGTTCGCGACGGTGGGGTAACCCTGATCATCAACAAGCATGTGCTGATGCTCTCCCGGCTGGAGGAAGAGCTCAAGGCGCTCGTGTCTCCCATGGAAGGGGTCCGCTCGGTGGAAACCCGGATCGGCCCGAATTTCCATCAGGCCGACATTTACCGCAAATACGATTTTCAGACGCCTGCCAAAGTACTTCTGGTGGATGACGAGCGGGAATTTGTGCAGACCCTCTCGGAGCGCCTGCTGCTGCGGGATATGGGATCCGCCGTGGCATACGATGGCGAGTCCGCCCTCAAGCTGGTCAGCGAAGAAGAACCGGAGGTCATGATCCTCGATCTGAAGATGCCGGGGATCGATGGCATCGAAGTGCTCAAACGGGTCAAGAGCTCGAGGCCCAACATCGAGGTCATCATCCTGACCGGGCATGGTTCGGAGACAGACAAGGAAACCTGCATGAATCTGGGCGCCTTTGCCTATCTGCAGAAACCCGTGGATATCGATGTGCTCAGTGACACCCTGAAACGGGCCAACGAAAAAATTCATCGCGCTTCATCCAGAAAGAGCCCCTGA
- a CDS encoding HD domain-containing protein yields MGNAQTPRFWAKLRNPSDSSDSEASCLSLSAHSLDVAVVFRRLAALPTFRQRLETSASQVFSDRELDRLSVVSMLHDLENPIEGFRPNKIPKLVIRQGTSWKPQHSFSMNPSRRSGLPPG; encoded by the coding sequence GTGGGCAATGCTCAAACACCTCGATTCTGGGCCAAGCTACGCAACCCTTCGGATTCCTCCGATTCTGAGGCATCCTGCCTTTCCCTTTCCGCCCACAGCCTGGATGTCGCTGTTGTCTTTCGCCGGTTGGCCGCCCTACCAACCTTTCGGCAGCGGCTTGAAACATCGGCCTCCCAGGTTTTCTCCGATAGGGAATTGGATCGTCTCTCCGTTGTCTCGATGCTCCACGACCTGGAAAACCCAATTGAGGGTTTCAGGCCAAACAAGATCCCAAAGCTCGTAATACGGCAGGGCACGTCCTGGAAGCCGCAGCATTCCTTTTCGATGAATCCATCCAGGAGAAGTGGTCTGCCTCCTGGATAG
- the cas3 gene encoding CRISPR-associated helicase Cas3' has product MLSDWIGSDTRFFPLGIESDRRTLAESGAAHALKTIGLLPKRLLSLPPFEKCFEGGFTPSPLQQAIEELPLDPNTQLVLVESDTGSGKTEAALRWFWRLYAGNHVDGLYFALPTRVAARELYGRVLKTVETVFPDRLDRPSPVLLAVPGYVQADGVPAALQHPEDLLWEDDRYSALSEKLWAAERPKRFLAAPIAVGTIDQALLSALKVKHSLLRSVCLDRLLLVVDEVHASDTYMSGILDVLLKGHVARGGFAMLLSATLGESARATYLDLPTLSLPEAIERPYPSITIHGKEVPVASTSPSKSVRLHWIESLQDETLLPHLREALLAGGRVLVTCNTVDRAQALLKTVESAGFDPAWLFHLGQHMACPHHGRFARCDREILDRAVSQRFGKGTPQGPVLLIGTQTLEQSLDIDADYLITDPAPIDVLLQRIGRLHRHKRIRPPGYEQALVSIRIPDQPLHVYLNHEGRLKGPAGIGSVYDDGRMLQRTIDVLSEMKELRIPEQNRYLVEECTHDEALEKLPEALWRQHRDWLWGGRLADLRQAQTAVMPNEPFGEFHYPDDGSNVFTRLGESDISVRFSTPMKSPFGQTIEEILLPYWWLPARFAKTDPVTPAALSDGAGFTFEVAGRRFQYTRFGLERMHDESVD; this is encoded by the coding sequence ATGCTTTCGGACTGGATCGGTTCAGATACCCGTTTTTTCCCGTTGGGTATCGAATCGGATCGACGTACCCTGGCGGAGTCCGGCGCGGCCCATGCCCTGAAGACGATTGGGCTGTTGCCGAAAAGGCTCTTGTCCCTTCCACCGTTCGAAAAATGCTTCGAAGGTGGATTCACGCCGAGTCCCCTGCAACAAGCCATCGAGGAGCTGCCGCTCGATCCAAACACCCAACTCGTGCTGGTGGAATCCGACACGGGTTCCGGAAAGACCGAGGCTGCCTTGCGGTGGTTCTGGAGGCTCTATGCGGGCAACCACGTAGACGGTTTGTATTTTGCCCTTCCCACGAGGGTGGCCGCCCGGGAGCTCTACGGCCGGGTGTTGAAAACCGTCGAGACCGTGTTTCCGGATCGCCTCGACCGGCCCTCTCCGGTTTTGCTTGCCGTTCCGGGATATGTGCAGGCAGACGGCGTGCCCGCCGCCTTGCAACATCCCGAAGATCTTCTGTGGGAAGACGATCGATACTCGGCCCTTTCGGAAAAGTTGTGGGCGGCCGAAAGGCCCAAGCGGTTTCTGGCTGCACCCATTGCCGTCGGCACCATCGATCAGGCCCTGCTTTCCGCCCTGAAAGTCAAACATTCCCTGCTGCGCTCCGTTTGTCTGGATCGGCTCCTGCTGGTGGTGGATGAAGTCCATGCATCGGACACATACATGTCCGGCATTCTGGATGTCTTGCTGAAAGGTCATGTGGCGAGGGGCGGTTTCGCCATGTTGCTTTCGGCGACTCTGGGCGAGTCTGCCCGCGCAACATACCTTGATTTGCCGACGTTATCCCTGCCCGAAGCCATCGAGCGCCCCTACCCTTCGATCACCATTCACGGAAAAGAGGTTCCTGTCGCTTCCACAAGCCCCAGCAAGAGCGTCCGGCTCCATTGGATCGAATCTCTCCAAGACGAAACGCTGCTCCCCCATCTCCGCGAAGCCCTGCTGGCGGGAGGACGGGTACTGGTGACCTGCAACACCGTCGATCGTGCACAGGCTTTGTTGAAAACGGTTGAATCCGCTGGTTTCGACCCCGCATGGCTGTTTCATTTGGGGCAGCACATGGCGTGCCCCCACCATGGGCGGTTTGCCCGCTGCGACCGGGAAATCCTCGATCGGGCGGTGAGCCAACGCTTCGGGAAAGGCACCCCGCAAGGGCCGGTTCTCTTGATCGGCACCCAAACCCTGGAGCAAAGTCTCGACATCGATGCCGATTATCTGATCACCGATCCGGCACCGATCGATGTCCTGCTTCAGCGCATCGGACGACTCCATCGCCACAAGCGCATCCGTCCTCCAGGGTATGAGCAGGCGTTGGTGTCGATCCGCATACCGGATCAGCCCCTGCATGTCTATTTGAATCATGAAGGAAGACTGAAAGGCCCTGCAGGAATTGGGTCGGTTTACGATGACGGGCGCATGCTGCAACGGACAATCGATGTACTTTCCGAAATGAAGGAGCTGCGTATCCCCGAACAAAACCGTTATCTTGTCGAAGAATGCACCCATGATGAAGCGCTGGAAAAGTTGCCGGAAGCGCTATGGCGGCAGCATCGGGACTGGCTTTGGGGGGGGCGCCTGGCGGATTTGCGACAGGCGCAGACTGCCGTCATGCCGAACGAGCCCTTCGGCGAATTCCATTATCCCGATGACGGAAGCAACGTGTTTACCCGACTTGGAGAAAGCGACATATCGGTTCGGTTTTCCACACCCATGAAAAGCCCATTCGGGCAAACGATCGAAGAAATTCTGCTGCCATACTGGTGGCTTCCCGCACGTTTTGCGAAGACAGACCCGGTAACCCCGGCAGCCCTTTCGGATGGGGCCGGTTTCACCTTTGAAGTGGCCGGCCGACGGTTCCAGTACACCCGCTTTGGATTGGAGAGAATGCATGACGAATCTGTTGACTGA
- a CDS encoding response regulator — protein MSDKVLLVDDETDFLEIMAERMKAREIDVTTAASAKDALALVEKEGYDAVILDLQMPEMNGLEALKALKSKNPDIQVILLTGHATVQKGVEAMRLGAMDLVEKPADLKVLTEKIKKAHAKKMVLVEKKTEEKIRNIITQKGW, from the coding sequence ATGTCAGACAAAGTGTTGCTGGTGGATGATGAGACCGATTTTCTGGAGATCATGGCCGAGCGGATGAAGGCCCGGGAAATCGATGTCACGACGGCCGCCTCGGCCAAGGATGCGCTCGCGCTGGTCGAGAAGGAAGGCTATGACGCCGTCATCCTCGATTTGCAGATGCCCGAGATGAACGGACTGGAGGCGCTCAAGGCCCTCAAGAGCAAGAATCCCGACATCCAGGTCATCCTGCTGACCGGGCATGCCACCGTTCAGAAAGGGGTGGAGGCCATGCGGCTCGGGGCCATGGACCTGGTGGAAAAACCGGCGGATTTGAAGGTGCTGACCGAAAAGATCAAGAAGGCGCACGCCAAGAAAATGGTCCTGGTGGAGAAAAAAACCGAAGAAAAAATCCGGAACATCATCACCCAGAAAGGGTGGTAG
- a CDS encoding sensor histidine kinase encodes MKPKFWDYQDVAAGPFKAMFNFRSIWLQSVMLTLAVALVPLLFLALVDYQVSRKAVESEILLRTARLVSNTRRSITFFLDERKFALNFIGLDNTYENLIDPDRLQRILENLKTGLGFWSDIGVFDAAGDQRNHAGPFAIANVNYAAQPWFRETMEKGSHVSDVFLGFRNAPHMVIAVRHNRESGGFFILRASLDIERFSDILAQLEVSGQGDAFIVNHEGVLQTPSRFYGKVLDQLPIAVPPVSASTQVTEIRDHQGREIVLGYAYISDTPFVLMVIKQRNELLSPWQLIRSRLLTFLVGSILVIILVVIGVSTYLVNYLYIADQKRVMTLHQVEYANKLASIGRLAAGVAHEINNPLAIINEKAGLMKDLFTFRPEYGKDEKLKGLVDVIIQSVERCGAITKRLLNFARHVEVNVQKVHLASIIDDVLGFQTKEAEYRSIDIEVAIPEDIPDFVSDRGKLQQIFLNLINNAFAAMKEGGRLVIRARQLPDEPSIAVTVQDNGCGISAVDMQHIFEPFFTTKSREGGTGLGLSLTYGLVQEIGGRISVESEVGKGTTFTVVLPLEYRQQSGGHHERPVGG; translated from the coding sequence TTGAAGCCCAAATTTTGGGATTACCAGGATGTGGCAGCCGGGCCATTCAAGGCCATGTTCAATTTCCGGAGCATTTGGCTGCAATCCGTGATGCTCACCCTTGCGGTGGCTCTGGTGCCGCTGCTCTTTCTGGCGCTCGTCGATTATCAGGTTTCCCGAAAAGCCGTTGAATCGGAAATCCTGCTGCGCACGGCAAGGCTCGTGTCCAACACGAGGCGGAGCATTACGTTTTTCCTGGATGAACGGAAATTTGCGCTGAATTTCATTGGATTGGACAACACCTACGAAAACCTGATCGACCCGGATCGCCTGCAGCGCATCCTGGAAAACCTCAAGACAGGCCTGGGGTTCTGGTCGGATATCGGCGTATTCGATGCCGCAGGCGATCAGCGCAACCATGCCGGGCCTTTCGCCATCGCCAACGTCAACTATGCGGCCCAGCCCTGGTTCAGGGAAACGATGGAGAAAGGCAGCCACGTCAGCGACGTGTTTTTGGGGTTTCGAAATGCGCCCCACATGGTCATTGCCGTCCGGCACAATCGGGAATCGGGGGGGTTTTTCATCCTGCGCGCCTCGCTCGACATCGAGCGATTCAGCGATATTCTGGCCCAGCTCGAGGTGAGCGGCCAGGGAGACGCCTTCATCGTCAACCATGAAGGCGTGCTGCAAACCCCCAGCCGCTTTTACGGCAAGGTCCTCGATCAGCTTCCGATAGCGGTCCCGCCGGTATCGGCTTCGACACAGGTTACCGAAATCCGGGACCATCAGGGAAGGGAAATCGTTCTGGGCTATGCCTACATTTCCGATACCCCCTTCGTGCTGATGGTCATCAAGCAGCGCAATGAACTGCTGAGCCCCTGGCAGCTGATCCGTTCCCGGTTGCTGACCTTTCTGGTCGGAAGCATCCTGGTGATTATCCTGGTCGTCATCGGCGTTTCGACCTATCTGGTCAACTACCTTTATATCGCCGATCAGAAACGGGTCATGACCCTGCACCAGGTGGAATACGCCAACAAGCTGGCTTCCATCGGGCGGCTGGCTGCAGGGGTGGCGCACGAAATCAACAATCCGCTGGCCATCATCAACGAAAAGGCCGGGTTGATGAAAGACCTGTTCACCTTTCGGCCCGAGTATGGTAAGGATGAAAAGCTCAAGGGGCTGGTCGATGTCATCATCCAGTCGGTGGAACGCTGCGGCGCCATCACGAAACGGCTGCTGAATTTCGCCCGGCATGTCGAAGTGAACGTCCAGAAAGTGCATCTGGCCAGCATCATCGACGATGTGCTCGGATTTCAAACCAAGGAAGCCGAATACCGTTCCATCGACATCGAAGTGGCCATACCGGAGGACATTCCCGATTTCGTGAGCGATCGCGGCAAATTGCAGCAGATTTTCCTCAATCTCATCAACAACGCGTTCGCCGCCATGAAGGAAGGCGGGCGCCTGGTCATTCGCGCCAGGCAGTTGCCCGACGAGCCATCCATCGCCGTAACGGTTCAGGACAACGGCTGCGGCATTTCCGCAGTCGACATGCAGCATATTTTCGAGCCATTTTTTACGACCAAAAGCCGGGAAGGCGGCACAGGACTCGGCCTTTCCCTGACCTACGGCCTGGTGCAGGAAATCGGGGGGAGAATTTCGGTGGAAAGCGAAGTCGGCAAAGGAACGACGTTTACCGTTGTATTGCCCCTCGAATATCGACAACAATCCGGAGGACATCATGAACGTCCTGTTGGTGGATGA
- a CDS encoding response regulator, whose protein sequence is MNVLLVDDEDQLVSTLAERLQLRGIEASWVTRAEDAILLVKAREFDVAVLDVKLPKIGGIELKRKLQAIRPGMKFLFMTGHGSREDYDAGSREAGEGNYLVKPVKIEELLDHLFALVGPETKA, encoded by the coding sequence ATGAACGTCCTGTTGGTGGATGACGAAGATCAACTGGTTTCGACCCTTGCGGAGCGTCTGCAGCTCAGGGGGATTGAGGCATCCTGGGTGACCCGCGCGGAAGATGCCATCCTGCTGGTCAAGGCGCGGGAATTCGATGTGGCGGTTCTCGATGTCAAGCTTCCCAAAATCGGCGGTATTGAGCTCAAGCGAAAACTGCAGGCCATCCGGCCGGGCATGAAATTCCTGTTCATGACGGGTCACGGCTCCCGGGAAGATTACGATGCCGGAAGCCGGGAAGCGGGTGAAGGCAATTACCTGGTCAAACCGGTCAAGATCGAAGAATTGCTCGATCATCTGTTTGCGCTGGTCGGGCCCGAAACGAAAGCGTGA
- the casA gene encoding type I-E CRISPR-associated protein Cse1/CasA translates to MTNLLTDPIIGIETKDGRKKVNLPMLLAMLSDGKVDAYTGQRPHQADVWHVFTVQLAASILARHPNAQPDALPADPLFWQEGLLELAGGNSNAWLLVGEDVTQPAFFQHPLTSKSELTTSFKPKEPKAATPDELDVLVTAKDHDLKLARFPNDELEAWMYALVSYQTTSGFLGAGNYGIVRMNGGFANRPILSLVQSLHPAQRFREETAIVLNIRNELLRSNFGFKPNGKVLTWLTSWNRAEHQYRLDELDPLFIETPRAIRLVKSGKGLVALGATSKARQIGPKSLENGDVGDAWIPIQTANKKGRAALSVSGTGWTPELVCNLLFEKGYELTSLQKPRKAPSALWFVASTLVRGQGTTEGFHRFLLPVPPKVQLRLLNKVQKDRLSELAQQLLNDVRDVESALRMAMTVLTEGGPDNPDFNRDAVKAWVNGKLQGFRTSWQDRFFPTLWHSIEIGEEEARKEWIADLIHHSKQRLQEAAQLLPLPQTRRYRAKVRSDGAFWGLLHKRGLIMKEVA, encoded by the coding sequence ATGACGAATCTGTTGACTGATCCCATCATCGGCATCGAAACAAAGGACGGCAGGAAAAAGGTCAATTTGCCCATGCTGCTGGCGATGCTCTCTGACGGAAAAGTGGATGCTTACACCGGTCAGCGGCCTCATCAGGCCGATGTATGGCATGTGTTCACGGTGCAACTGGCGGCGAGCATCTTGGCCCGCCACCCGAATGCCCAACCGGATGCCTTGCCCGCCGATCCCCTGTTCTGGCAGGAAGGGCTGCTGGAATTGGCCGGAGGCAACAGCAACGCCTGGCTTCTGGTAGGAGAAGATGTAACCCAACCGGCATTTTTCCAGCACCCGCTCACCAGCAAATCCGAGCTTACGACATCCTTCAAACCCAAAGAACCGAAGGCGGCCACTCCGGATGAGCTCGACGTTCTGGTGACGGCCAAAGACCACGACCTGAAGCTCGCCCGCTTTCCGAATGATGAGCTGGAAGCCTGGATGTATGCGCTGGTTTCCTATCAAACGACCAGCGGCTTCCTTGGAGCCGGAAACTATGGAATTGTACGCATGAACGGGGGCTTTGCCAACCGCCCCATCCTGAGCCTGGTACAATCCCTCCATCCTGCACAGCGATTTCGGGAAGAGACCGCCATCGTTTTGAACATCCGGAACGAGCTTCTTCGTTCCAACTTTGGTTTCAAGCCGAACGGGAAGGTGTTGACATGGCTGACATCCTGGAACCGCGCGGAACATCAATACCGCCTCGATGAACTCGATCCTTTGTTCATCGAGACACCCCGTGCCATTCGGCTGGTGAAAAGCGGAAAAGGGTTGGTCGCTTTGGGTGCCACCAGCAAAGCGCGGCAAATCGGTCCCAAAAGCCTGGAAAACGGCGATGTGGGCGATGCCTGGATTCCGATCCAAACCGCCAACAAGAAAGGACGTGCGGCGCTTTCGGTTTCCGGCACCGGCTGGACCCCGGAACTTGTGTGCAATTTGCTTTTCGAGAAGGGCTATGAGCTGACGTCTCTACAGAAACCACGCAAGGCGCCTTCCGCCCTGTGGTTCGTGGCAAGCACACTGGTGCGCGGCCAGGGTACGACAGAAGGTTTCCATCGCTTCCTCCTGCCCGTGCCGCCCAAGGTTCAACTGCGGCTTCTGAACAAGGTCCAAAAAGACCGGCTGTCGGAATTGGCGCAACAACTTCTCAACGATGTGCGTGACGTCGAAAGTGCCCTGCGTATGGCGATGACTGTACTGACCGAAGGCGGGCCGGACAATCCCGATTTCAACCGTGATGCCGTCAAGGCATGGGTCAACGGAAAATTGCAGGGATTTCGAACATCGTGGCAGGACCGCTTCTTTCCCACGCTCTGGCACAGCATCGAGATCGGCGAGGAAGAAGCGCGGAAAGAGTGGATTGCCGATTTGATCCATCATTCCAAACAACGGTTGCAGGAAGCCGCCCAGTTGCTCCCATTGCCTCAGACACGCCGATACCGGGCGAAAGTCCGTTCCGATGGAGCATTTTGGGGATTGCTGCATAAACGCGGATTGATCATGAAGGAGGTCGCATGA
- the casB gene encoding type I-E CRISPR-associated protein Cse2/CasB, with the protein MNEQTQPQEQESLHAQIARLSRMIGAEHYPTGDRAALKRYSPGGVIPLAFYRLWLKHMEEELPNNITVWATIAFGLATMGKEAHQPGRPLGQVLAEAGYSEARLEQILASDDDVRIKLFTSMVRFLSAKGEGFNWTEAARFLLANDEDKREAIHRRIASDFYRTLSKSKEK; encoded by the coding sequence ATGAACGAACAAACCCAGCCACAGGAACAGGAAAGCCTGCACGCTCAAATTGCACGGCTTTCCCGGATGATCGGCGCAGAACATTATCCGACAGGAGATCGTGCAGCGCTCAAGCGATACAGCCCAGGCGGCGTAATCCCGCTCGCCTTTTATCGGTTGTGGCTGAAGCACATGGAAGAAGAACTTCCGAACAACATCACCGTTTGGGCAACCATCGCTTTCGGGCTCGCCACGATGGGAAAGGAAGCCCATCAGCCAGGCAGGCCCTTGGGTCAGGTCCTTGCCGAGGCGGGATATTCCGAAGCACGCCTCGAGCAGATTCTGGCATCCGATGACGATGTGCGCATCAAACTCTTTACCAGCATGGTACGCTTCCTTTCCGCAAAGGGTGAAGGATTCAACTGGACGGAAGCCGCCCGTTTCTTGCTGGCCAACGATGAGGACAAGCGTGAAGCCATTCATCGGCGGATCGCCTCCGATTTTTACCGAACCCTTTCCAAGTCAAAGGAGAAATGA